A region of Chloracidobacterium sp. DNA encodes the following proteins:
- a CDS encoding molybdopterin-dependent oxidoreductase produces the protein MSEDKEILLEKVREFEKRTGHTIGSYPDDPNNTASVLKERRHLSEPLSAEDANRRMFLRSLLGFSVAGIATWTGVLSWWWTSGETKTSLFRRTFEFNEKVSQFFYSPGRLAPEFPLSSVTPPRVNGMEGIEGEIDIEAWRLAVGGLANRTDALLLTLDDIKKLPRTEMITELKCIEGWSTIVHWAGVRFSDFAAHILPGKSINDLPPYVSMTTPDERYYVGWDTKSIMHPQTLLAYEMNGAPLKPEHGAPLRLASPTKYGIKQIKRIGSIEFTDERPKDYWAESGYDWYSGH, from the coding sequence ATGAGTGAAGATAAAGAAATACTTCTGGAAAAGGTTCGTGAATTTGAGAAGAGAACGGGCCACACAATAGGTTCTTACCCTGATGATCCGAACAATACAGCATCTGTTCTCAAGGAACGCCGACATTTGAGTGAACCGCTGTCCGCTGAAGATGCAAACAGACGTATGTTTCTTCGGTCTCTCCTCGGCTTTTCAGTTGCCGGCATTGCCACATGGACCGGAGTTCTTAGTTGGTGGTGGACGTCAGGTGAGACAAAAACATCCTTGTTCAGACGCACATTTGAATTTAATGAAAAAGTAAGTCAGTTCTTTTACAGTCCAGGGCGGCTGGCTCCTGAATTTCCATTGTCTAGTGTCACGCCGCCAAGGGTTAACGGAATGGAAGGCATAGAGGGCGAGATCGACATAGAAGCTTGGCGGCTTGCGGTTGGCGGACTTGCAAATCGTACGGACGCTTTGCTTTTAACTCTCGACGATATAAAAAAGCTGCCGCGAACAGAGATGATTACTGAACTAAAATGCATCGAAGGTTGGAGTACTATCGTGCATTGGGCAGGAGTGCGTTTTTCTGATTTTGCAGCACACATACTTCCTGGCAAATCTATAAATGACCTTCCGCCTTACGTTTCAATGACCACGCCCGACGAAAGATATTACGTGGGATGGGATACCAAGAGCATTATGCATCCGCAGACCCTGCTTGCGTATGAAATGAACGGCGCTCCTCTCAAGCCGGAACATGGAGCGCCGCTGCGACTTGCGTCGCCAACGAAATATGGTATCAAACAGATAAAACGCATAGGCAGTATCGAGTTTACCGATGAACGGCCAAAGGACTATTGGGCTGAAAGCGGCTATGATTGGTACTCGGGTCACTAA
- a CDS encoding cytochrome b/b6 domain-containing protein, which translates to MSKQLEKKHTLAVRWMHWINFPLLTMMIWSGILIYWANPVYSIRIGGIELLHFFPQWFYDTLGIPFRLAEGLQLHFFFMWFFTLNGVFYIIYTFVSGEWRALLPLPGSFKRAPIVALHDARIVKTKPPQGKYNDAQRIAYTGVILMGAASTLTGFAIYKPLQLAWLTSLLGGYEWARFEHFWLTVLFVLFFVVHVIQVALAGWANFRSMITGYDIIDTVDAEREQATDKVKA; encoded by the coding sequence ATGTCCAAACAGCTTGAGAAAAAACATACGCTTGCGGTGCGTTGGATGCATTGGATCAACTTTCCGCTTCTGACGATGATGATCTGGAGCGGCATTTTGATCTACTGGGCAAATCCTGTTTACTCAATACGGATCGGCGGAATTGAGTTATTGCATTTTTTTCCTCAATGGTTTTACGACACGCTTGGCATTCCCTTTCGCCTGGCCGAAGGGCTGCAGCTGCACTTCTTTTTCATGTGGTTCTTCACTTTAAACGGAGTGTTCTACATTATTTACACTTTCGTTTCAGGCGAATGGCGCGCGTTGCTTCCTTTGCCGGGCTCATTTAAGCGAGCGCCGATAGTCGCTCTGCACGATGCCCGCATCGTTAAAACCAAACCGCCGCAAGGCAAATATAACGACGCTCAGCGTATCGCATACACAGGCGTGATCTTGATGGGCGCGGCTTCAACACTTACAGGCTTCGCAATATACAAGCCGCTACAACTCGCGTGGCTGACATCCCTGCTTGGCGGCTACGAATGGGCACGGTTCGAGCATTTTTGGTTGACGGTTTTGTTTGTACTCTTTTTTGTCGTCCATGTAATTCAGGTCGCACTTGCCGGCTGGGCAAATTTTCGCTCGATGATCACCGGTTACGACATCATAGATACGGTCGACGCCGAGCGGGAACAAGCAACGGATAAGGTGAAAGCATGA